Proteins co-encoded in one Salvia splendens isolate huo1 chromosome 4, SspV2, whole genome shotgun sequence genomic window:
- the LOC121800380 gene encoding peptidyl-prolyl cis-trans isomerase CYP23-like — MSGNQMISIVIAMVCIGVFFGSLTAIATVPELGSARVVFQTNYGDIEFGFYHSVAPKTVEHIFKLVRLGGYNTNHFFRVDKGFVAQVADVGGGRTAPMNEVQRLEAEKTVVGEFSDVKHVRGILSMGRYSDPDSAQSSFSILLGDAPHLDGQYAIFGKVTKGDETLSKMEEVPTRKEGIFVMPTERITIFSTYYYDTETESCEEDRLELKRRILASAVEIEKQRMKCFP; from the exons ATGAGCGGCAATCAGATGATCTCGATCGTCATCGCGATGGTATGCATTGGCGTCTTCTTCGGTTCCCTCACTGCAATTGCTACAGTTCCTGAATTGGGATCGGCTCGTGTCGTATTTCAG ACAAATTATGGGGACATAGAGTTTGGTTTCTATCACAGCGTTGCACCAAAGACAGTTGAACACATTTTCAAGCTTGTCCGATTGGGAGGTTATAACACCAACCATTTCTTCCGG GTAGATAAGGGGTTCGTCGCCCAAGTTGCTGATGTTGGTGGAGGAAGAACCGCTCCAATGAATGAAGTGCAGAGGTTGGAAGCTGAGAAAACTGTTGTTGGTGAATTTAGTGACGTGAAgcatgtcagaggtattcttTCTATGGGAAG ATATTCGGATCCAGACAGTGCACAGTCATCATTCTCAATACTCCTCGGAGATGCTCCTCATCTTGATGGTCAG TATGCAATATTTGGTAAAGTTACTAAGGGTGATGAAACCTTGAGCAAAATGGAGGAAGTTCCTACCCGGAAAGAAGGAATTTTTGTTATG CCAACTGAGCGTATCACTATTTTCTCTACGTACTACTATG ATACCGAGACGGAAAGTTGTGAAGAAGATAGGTTGGAATTGAAAAGGAGGATTCTGGCATCGGCTGTAGAGATTGAAAAACAG AGAATGAAGTGTTTTCCATAA
- the LOC121799181 gene encoding transcription factor PRE6-like, with protein MSSRRSRSRQSGASRISDEQIVDLVSRLQQLIPEIRNRRSDKVSASKVLQETCNYIRSLHREVDDLSDRLSELLESTDSDSAQAAIIRSLLM; from the exons ATGTCGAGCAGGAGATCGCGTTCCAGACAGTCAGGAGCCTCCCGAATCAGCGATGAACAGATCGTCGATCTCGTCTCCCGACTCCAGCAGCTCATCCCCGAGATCCGCAACAGACGCTCCGACAAG GTTTCTGCTTCCAAGGTGTTGCAGGAGACTTGCAACTACATAAGGAGCTTGCACAGAGAGGTGGATGATCTCAGCGATCGACTATCCGAGCTGCTCGAGTCCACGGACAGCGATAGCGCTCAAGCAGCCATAATTAGGAGCTTGTTAATGTga
- the LOC121798921 gene encoding binding partner of ACD11 1-like has translation MSPTDYTAEVTSLSSKATEKDVFDFFSFCGAIDHVEIVRAGEHASTAYVTFKNPHALETAVLLSGATIVDQPVCITRWGHYEDDYDMWNRSTWKIEDESSSSDSRAPRAVPSAGEAVSLAQNVVKTMAAKGYVLGKDAFSKAKALDESHQVSATAVAKVAELSERMGLTDKIFAGVEAAKSVDQTYHITDTTRTAISATGRTAASAANAVINSSYFARGALWVSGALSRASQAAANMGAHGVNK, from the exons ATGAGCCCAACTGATTATACTGCAGAAGTTACAAGCTTGTCATCTAAAGCGACCGAGAAGGatgtctttgattttttttctttctgtgGTGCAATTGACCATGTTGAAATTGTCAG AGCTGGTGAGCATGCATCCACTGCCTATGTGACATTCAAAAACCCACATGCTTTGGAAACTGCTGTCCTGCTCAGT GGAGCTACTATTGTGGATCAACCTGTTTGCATAACCCGATGGGGACATTATGAAGATGACTATGATATGTGGAACCGCTCTACATGGAAAATTGAAGATGAAAGCAGTTCAAGT GACTCTCGAGCTCCCCGAGCTGTTCCCTCTGCTGGGGAAGCTGTATCTCTAGCTCAAAACGTGGTGAAAACAATGGCAGCTAAAGGATACGTGCTGGGAAAAGATGCGTTTAGCAAGGCAAAAGCCTTGGACGAATCCCATCAGGTATCAGCAACAGCAGTAGCCAAGGTTGCTGAGCTGAGTGAAAGAATGGGGCTAACTGATAAGATATTTGCTGGGGTTGAAGCAGCCAAATCCGTGGACCAAACATACCATATCACAGATACTACAAGAACTGCCATATCCGCCACCGGAAGGACTGCAGCTTCTGCTGCAAATGCTGTCATTAACAGTAGTTACTTTGCCCGAGGAGCTCTTTGGGTATCGGGCGCTCTGAGCAGAGCTTCTCAGGCTGCAGCCAACATGGGTGCTCATGGTGTCAACAAATAG